A single Pirellulales bacterium DNA region contains:
- a CDS encoding sigma-70 family RNA polymerase sigma factor, whose translation MNANYINPILRQLRDQQVRFAPRDQQMEQANRAERLLAEIDPARVYPYDYLCYRITDYRPTSFANSKLTGEQAGHDLRLLVEDLTEAASVKADSAGEEVLTVEELARKFNVSTKTISRWRQQGLVSRRFVFDGRKRVGFLRSSVERFVGDNTDKVRRGSNFSQMSETERDEIISRARRLAAAGGCPSDIARRIALKLNRSAETIRYTLKQFDQEHPDLAIFPSSIGPLTDETKQKIYEHYRRDVPVDELAKRYCRTKTSIYRIVNEMRAQRILELPLDYMSNPYFGREGAEKTILGPMPQLDQPAPKKMRLPSGLPPYLASLYEVPLLNREQEGHLFRKFNYLKFKATRLRQKLDPAHARSSEMDEIERLYDQAVTVKNQIVRANLRLVVSIAKRHVGPTDNFFELVSDGNMSLIRAAEKFDYARGNKFSTYASWAIMKNFARTIPDDHRRRDRFRTSQGEMFGATPDARTDQYGQESAQSTREYQIGRILEKLDDREQKIIISRFGLDHSLEPLTLKEVGQEMGVTKERVRQIEARALAKLRQAASEEKIEVPGE comes from the coding sequence ATGAACGCAAATTACATCAATCCAATTCTTCGACAACTGCGTGACCAGCAAGTGCGCTTTGCACCGCGCGATCAGCAAATGGAACAAGCGAATCGCGCCGAGCGGTTGCTGGCCGAGATCGATCCTGCGCGCGTTTATCCATACGACTATTTGTGCTACCGGATCACCGATTACCGACCAACTTCGTTTGCCAATTCCAAACTGACCGGCGAGCAAGCCGGCCACGATTTGCGGCTGTTGGTGGAAGACCTGACCGAGGCGGCTTCCGTGAAGGCCGATTCCGCCGGCGAGGAAGTGCTTACCGTGGAGGAATTGGCGCGCAAGTTCAACGTGTCGACCAAAACGATTTCGCGCTGGCGACAACAGGGCTTGGTGAGCCGGCGGTTTGTGTTCGACGGCCGGAAGCGTGTCGGCTTCCTGCGCAGCAGCGTCGAGCGCTTCGTGGGCGATAACACGGACAAAGTGCGCCGAGGTTCCAACTTCAGCCAGATGTCGGAAACGGAGCGCGATGAAATCATTAGCCGTGCTCGGCGCTTGGCCGCCGCTGGCGGATGCCCTTCGGATATTGCCCGCAGGATTGCCCTCAAGTTGAACCGCAGCGCCGAAACCATTCGCTACACGCTGAAGCAGTTCGATCAGGAACATCCGGACTTGGCGATTTTCCCATCCAGCATCGGACCGCTGACGGACGAAACCAAGCAGAAAATTTACGAGCACTATCGCCGCGATGTGCCCGTCGACGAGCTGGCTAAGCGCTATTGCCGCACGAAAACCAGCATTTACCGCATTGTCAACGAAATGCGGGCTCAGCGAATTTTGGAATTACCGCTGGATTACATGTCGAATCCGTATTTCGGGCGGGAAGGCGCTGAGAAGACCATCCTCGGCCCCATGCCGCAGCTCGATCAGCCGGCGCCGAAGAAAATGCGGCTTCCTTCGGGCTTGCCTCCGTATTTGGCCAGCTTGTACGAAGTGCCGCTATTGAATCGCGAGCAGGAAGGCCATTTGTTCCGCAAGTTTAATTACTTGAAGTTCAAAGCCACCAGGCTGCGCCAAAAACTCGATCCCGCCCATGCCCGCAGCAGCGAGATGGACGAAATCGAACGGTTGTATGATCAAGCGGTGACGGTGAAAAATCAAATTGTGCGAGCAAACCTGCGATTGGTGGTTTCGATTGCCAAGCGCCACGTTGGCCCGACCGATAATTTCTTCGAGCTCGTCAGCGACGGAAATATGTCGTTGATTCGCGCGGCGGAGAAGTTCGATTACGCCCGGGGCAACAAATTCAGCACGTACGCCAGTTGGGCCATCATGAAGAATTTTGCCCGCACCATTCCCGACGACCACCGACGCCGTGACCGGTTCCGTACCAGTCAGGGAGAAATGTTCGGCGCTACGCCGGACGCCCGCACCGATCAGTACGGACAAGAATCGGCGCAATCGACACGGGAATACCAGATTGGCCGCATTTTGGAAAAGCTGGATGACAGGGAACAGAAGATCATCATCAGCCGGTTTGGGTTGGATCACAGCCTGGAACCGCTGACTTTGAAAGAAGTCGGACAGGAAATGGGCGTGACCAAAGAGCGCGTGCGGCAAATAGAAGCTCGAGCGCTGGCAAAACTGCGCCAAGCCGCCAGCGAGGAAAAAATCGAAGTTCCGGGCGAATAA
- the tuf gene encoding elongation factor Tu, with the protein MAKDTFQRTKPHVNVGTIGHIDHGKTTLTASILAVQATKGLAHTKSYADIAKGGTVRDETKTVTISVSHVEYQTDKRHYAHIDCPGHADFIKNMITGAAQMDGAILVVSAADGPMPQTREHILLARQVGVPALVVFLNKIDLVDDPELLELVELEIRELLTKYGFPGDEIPIIRGASKPALDNPKDPAANKCIGELMDAIDKYIPEPVREIDKPFLMAIEDVFSIEGRGTVATGRVERGIVKVGEEVEIVGLSPDKRKVVVTGVEMFNKTLDTGQAGDNVGCLLRGIKREEIERGQVLAKVGSITPHTKFECEVYVLSKEEGGRHTPFFSGYKPQFYFRTTDVTGSAQLLGGAEMCMPGDNARLSVELGYPIAMDDGVRFAIREGGRTVGSGVVTKILT; encoded by the coding sequence ATGGCCAAGGACACTTTTCAACGCACCAAGCCACACGTCAATGTTGGCACCATTGGCCACATCGACCATGGCAAAACAACATTAACCGCCTCCATTTTGGCGGTGCAGGCAACCAAAGGCCTGGCGCACACCAAGTCGTATGCTGATATTGCCAAAGGAGGCACGGTGCGCGACGAAACCAAAACCGTGACCATTTCCGTCAGCCACGTCGAGTACCAAACCGACAAACGCCATTATGCCCACATCGATTGCCCCGGGCACGCCGACTTCATCAAAAACATGATCACCGGCGCCGCCCAAATGGACGGAGCGATTTTGGTCGTTTCGGCGGCCGACGGCCCCATGCCGCAAACTCGAGAACACATTTTGTTGGCGCGGCAAGTCGGCGTGCCGGCATTGGTGGTGTTTCTGAACAAAATCGACCTGGTGGACGATCCGGAATTGCTGGAATTGGTGGAGTTGGAAATTCGCGAGCTACTGACGAAGTACGGTTTCCCCGGCGACGAAATTCCCATTATCCGCGGCGCCAGCAAGCCGGCGCTGGATAATCCCAAAGATCCCGCCGCCAATAAGTGCATTGGCGAACTGATGGATGCCATCGACAAGTACATTCCCGAGCCGGTGCGCGAAATTGACAAGCCGTTCCTGATGGCCATTGAAGATGTGTTCTCGATCGAAGGCCGCGGCACCGTGGCCACCGGTCGTGTGGAGCGCGGCATTGTGAAGGTGGGCGAGGAAGTGGAAATTGTCGGCCTCAGCCCCGACAAGCGCAAGGTAGTGGTCACCGGCGTGGAAATGTTCAACAAAACGCTAGATACCGGACAGGCGGGCGACAACGTCGGCTGCTTGCTCCGCGGCATTAAGCGCGAGGAAATCGAGCGCGGCCAGGTATTGGCCAAGGTGGGCTCCATCACGCCGCACACCAAGTTCGAGTGCGAAGTCTACGTGCTCAGCAAGGAGGAAGGCGGCCGTCACACGCCGTTCTTCTCCGGGTACAAGCCGCAGTTTTATTTCCGCACGACGGATGTCACCGGCAGCGCCCAATTGCTGGGCGGAGCCGAAATGTGCATGCCTGGCGACAACGCCCGGCTAAGCGTCGAGTTGGGTTACCCCATTGCCATGGACGACGGCGTGCGGTTTGCCATCCGCGAGGGTGGTCGCACCGTTGGTTCCGGCGTGGTGACAAAAATTCTGACGTAG
- the secE gene encoding preprotein translocase subunit SecE, which translates to MAKQQHVTADHEVDEQNESEDSAPAISSRSPSPKPKKKDRSMTAGAHWLFQVGLYKRNQGRVIRQLTFAAVLLALVLAVWRLNNMAHTSAMKYAVPFALLIVGGWVVYRLVNLPKFADFLIAVEAEMTKVSWPTRHQLIRSSIVVILTIIGFAVLLWFYDTFWKFLLDLLHV; encoded by the coding sequence ATGGCTAAGCAGCAACATGTCACGGCAGACCACGAAGTAGACGAACAAAACGAAAGCGAAGATTCGGCTCCGGCCATCAGTAGTCGCAGTCCAAGTCCAAAGCCAAAGAAGAAAGATCGTAGCATGACCGCGGGCGCACATTGGCTGTTTCAGGTTGGTTTGTACAAGCGCAACCAGGGACGCGTCATCCGGCAATTGACTTTTGCCGCAGTGCTCTTGGCGCTGGTGCTGGCCGTCTGGCGATTGAACAACATGGCGCATACGTCCGCCATGAAGTACGCCGTACCCTTTGCGTTACTAATTGTCGGCGGATGGGTGGTTTATCGACTGGTAAATTTGCCAAAATTTGCCGACTTTTTGATCGCCGTGGAAGCGGAAATGACCAAAGTTTCCTGGCCCACACGGCATCAATTGATTCGCAGTTCGATCGTGGTCATCCTCACGATTATCGGTTTCGCCGTTTTGTTGTGGTTTTACGATACGTTTTGGAAGTTTTTGTTAGACCTGTTGCACGTATAG
- the nusG gene encoding transcription termination/antitermination protein NusG, translating to MSTEWENTGAAHDPAASGAGEAAHAPSSLPPDDAAPPNVVAASEPTGPGSHMPDATSGEDIAAAESAHPAPEPEEELDPEHEPKGIAVALEDDDRPVKMDWYILKVQSNREDSIRESLKRNVERAGLNKYFGEIIVPIETVTEFKGGKKKVVKRKLYPGYLVVQMEINDDTWYLVRDTAGIGDFTGSIGRPTPMAPQDIAKIISKAEEKADEAPRLNIRVKKGDRVKINEGTFENFEGEVDTINEASGRVSVIINIFGRPTPVELEHWQIEPL from the coding sequence GTGAGCACTGAATGGGAAAATACGGGCGCGGCTCATGATCCCGCGGCCAGCGGAGCCGGCGAAGCTGCGCATGCGCCTTCGTCCCTTCCGCCGGACGATGCCGCTCCGCCCAACGTTGTCGCCGCCAGCGAGCCCACCGGGCCGGGCAGCCACATGCCGGATGCCACCAGCGGAGAAGATATCGCCGCCGCCGAATCAGCACACCCCGCGCCTGAGCCCGAGGAAGAACTCGATCCGGAACACGAGCCGAAAGGCATTGCCGTTGCTCTGGAGGATGACGACCGCCCCGTCAAAATGGATTGGTACATCCTCAAGGTACAAAGCAACCGGGAAGATTCCATTCGCGAAAGCTTGAAGCGCAACGTGGAGCGAGCCGGCCTGAATAAGTATTTTGGCGAAATTATTGTGCCGATCGAAACCGTCACTGAATTCAAAGGCGGAAAAAAGAAAGTCGTCAAGCGAAAGCTGTACCCGGGCTACCTCGTCGTGCAAATGGAAATCAACGACGACACCTGGTACCTGGTGCGCGATACGGCGGGCATTGGCGATTTCACCGGCTCCATTGGCCGGCCCACCCCGATGGCTCCGCAAGATATTGCGAAGATCATTTCCAAAGCGGAGGAAAAGGCCGACGAGGCTCCACGATTGAACATCCGCGTGAAAAAGGGAGACCGCGTCAAAATCAACGAAGGCACCTTCGAAAATTTCGAAGGCGAAGTGGACACCATCAACGAGGCCAGCGGCCGCGTGAGTGTAATCATCAACATTTTCGGCCGGCCCACGCCGGTGGAGCTGGAGCACTGGCAAATCGAACCGCTATAA
- the rplK gene encoding 50S ribosomal protein L11, with the protein MAKQLVGTTKFQVPGGQATPAPPVGTSLGKFGINLGQFVQQFNERTRDAGGMAIPVVVNVYSDRSFDFVCKSPPAAALLKQAAGIAKGSGVPNKEKVGKVKKEQLDKIVKTKAADLNATDPDHARRMIEGTARSMGIEIEG; encoded by the coding sequence ATGGCCAAGCAACTCGTAGGAACGACAAAATTTCAAGTGCCCGGCGGGCAGGCTACGCCCGCGCCGCCGGTGGGCACTTCGCTGGGTAAGTTCGGCATCAACCTGGGGCAGTTCGTGCAGCAATTCAACGAACGGACTCGCGATGCCGGCGGCATGGCCATTCCGGTGGTCGTGAATGTGTACAGCGACCGTAGCTTCGACTTCGTTTGCAAGAGCCCGCCGGCAGCCGCCCTGCTCAAACAAGCGGCCGGCATTGCGAAAGGCTCGGGCGTGCCGAACAAGGAAAAAGTCGGCAAAGTGAAAAAAGAGCAGTTGGATAAAATTGTGAAAACCAAAGCCGCCGACTTGAATGCCACCGATCCGGACCATGCCCGGCGCATGATTGAGGGCACGGCGCGGAGCATGGGAATTGAGATTGAAGGGTAA
- the rplA gene encoding 50S ribosomal protein L1 has protein sequence MVKVAKRMKTMAEKLPKTEAPISVDEAIKILKQFPPRKFDQTVELSIRLGIDPKQADQLVRGSIVLPHGIGKSKKVVVFAKGDKAEEAKAAGADEVGAEDLAAKIKGGWTDFEACIAAPDMMGLVGPLGKALGPKGLMPSPRAGTVTPDIAKTVKEYKAGKVEFRNDPTGIVHAVVGKLSFDEKKLAENIRAFLDQILHMKPHGVKGVYVKSITISGAMTPGLKIAA, from the coding sequence ATGGTCAAAGTTGCAAAACGCATGAAAACGATGGCGGAAAAACTTCCGAAAACGGAGGCGCCCATATCGGTGGACGAGGCGATAAAAATCCTCAAGCAATTTCCGCCGCGGAAGTTCGATCAAACCGTCGAGCTTTCGATCCGCCTGGGAATCGATCCGAAGCAGGCCGATCAGTTGGTGCGCGGCTCGATCGTGCTGCCCCACGGCATCGGCAAATCGAAAAAAGTTGTGGTGTTCGCCAAAGGCGATAAAGCCGAAGAAGCCAAAGCCGCCGGCGCGGATGAAGTGGGCGCGGAAGATTTGGCCGCCAAAATCAAGGGAGGCTGGACCGACTTCGAGGCCTGCATTGCCGCGCCCGACATGATGGGTCTGGTCGGGCCATTGGGCAAAGCGCTGGGGCCGAAAGGCTTGATGCCTTCGCCTCGGGCCGGCACCGTTACGCCCGATATCGCAAAAACTGTCAAGGAATACAAGGCGGGCAAAGTGGAATTCCGCAACGATCCGACCGGCATTGTTCACGCCGTGGTCGGCAAGCTGAGCTTCGATGAAAAGAAGCTGGCCGAAAACATCCGCGCCTTCCTCGACCAAATTTTGCACATGAAGCCGCACGGCGTAAAAGGTGTGTACGTGAAGAGCATTACCATTAGTGGCGCCATGACGCCGGGGTTGAAAATCGCCGCCTAA
- the rplJ gene encoding 50S ribosomal protein L10, with amino-acid sequence MSKFVKDLLTRDLRNQLSGVSDALLVNVIGLDAIRTTKLRGELRKKNIKLEVIKNSMAKRATEGTPLAPAFEGVEGTLAIVWGADDFVSLTKEIVKFSEAKEFEGFATRSGTMDGAKLTPAEIKDVSKWPSRQEQLSILVSQILGPGARLASQLTSVGGEIASQLKVHAENLEKAGGGSPTPSGEPAPTA; translated from the coding sequence ATGAGTAAATTTGTCAAAGACCTGCTGACGCGCGATTTGCGCAATCAACTTTCCGGCGTGAGCGATGCGCTATTGGTCAACGTCATCGGGCTGGATGCGATTCGCACGACCAAGCTTCGCGGCGAACTGCGCAAGAAGAACATCAAATTGGAAGTCATCAAAAATAGCATGGCCAAGCGGGCCACCGAGGGCACTCCGCTGGCGCCTGCGTTTGAGGGCGTGGAAGGCACGCTGGCCATTGTTTGGGGCGCGGACGATTTCGTGTCGCTGACCAAGGAAATTGTCAAGTTTTCCGAGGCCAAGGAATTTGAAGGCTTTGCCACACGTAGCGGCACGATGGATGGCGCCAAGTTGACGCCGGCCGAAATTAAAGACGTAAGCAAATGGCCGAGTCGACAGGAGCAATTGTCAATATTGGTGAGCCAGATTCTCGGACCAGGAGCGCGCTTGGCTAGCCAATTGACCAGTGTTGGCGGCGAGATTGCCAGTCAGCTCAAAGTGCATGCGGAGAATTTGGAAAAAGCTGGCGGCGGAAGCCCAACACCTTCCGGTGAGCCGGCTCCGACAGCGTGA
- the rplL gene encoding 50S ribosomal protein L7/L12: MATAEATREFSPKIKKTGDEIVSYTLKEAKELSDYLEDVHGIKAAAGGGVMMVAPGAGAAAPVAEAKTEFDVVLEGYDAAKKIGVIKVIRALTNLGLKEAKDLVEGAPSKVKEGVSKEDADKAKKELEEAGAKVSVK; this comes from the coding sequence ATGGCCACTGCTGAAGCGACGCGCGAGTTTTCCCCAAAAATCAAGAAGACCGGGGATGAAATTGTTTCTTATACGCTCAAAGAAGCCAAGGAATTGAGCGATTACTTGGAAGACGTGCACGGCATCAAGGCGGCTGCCGGCGGAGGCGTGATGATGGTCGCTCCCGGCGCTGGCGCTGCCGCTCCGGTTGCCGAGGCCAAGACCGAATTCGACGTGGTGCTGGAAGGCTACGATGCCGCCAAGAAAATCGGCGTCATTAAAGTCATCCGCGCACTCACGAACCTGGGCTTGAAGGAAGCCAAAGATTTGGTGGAAGGCGCCCCCAGCAAGGTTAAGGAAGGCGTTTCCAAAGAAGATGCAGACAAGGCCAAGAAGGAATTGGAGGAAGCCGGCGCGAAAGTGTCGGTCAAGTAA
- the rpoB gene encoding DNA-directed RNA polymerase subunit beta, which yields MATSAQKRITPNEIRRFGSGRDLFSIPDLTQIQTRSYENFLQYDVPAGKRKDQGIESVLREIFPIESYDKTLKLEYIRYELGKPRYEPHECRQLRLTYGRPFRVWLRLTKAQPIEEEVYLGDIPIMLGGGEFIINGAERVVVSQLHRSPGVDFVTDTDTGERKIFSARIIPERGSWIELNVSKKDTLQVRIDQSGKFSAMMLLRAMDAKYGQDSDLLRTFYETTSEKVVDGRSVGKIEGKIAVTDIVYPHNSPRAGEIICEAGHKITKNLAEIICTSGLSSVEVMSDVKIPLILNSLEEDTTGSHEEALLRIYQRLRPGNPPQLEKAKALFHEKFYDTNRYRLGRVGRFRINRKLRLDVPESEMTLRPEDLISAIKYVIKLNEGGEVGYEVDDIDHLGNRRLRTIDELASDELRKGFLKLRRTVQERMSLKEVEDMTPRTLINPKSISAAIEYFFGRGELSQVVDQTNPLSMLTHERRLSALGPGGLNRKRAGFEVRDVHISHYGRICPIETPEGTNIGLISSLGIYAAVDEYGFLVTPYRKINKGKLTEQVEWLRADQEMDAFLAPADAPVVNGHLSGETIIARYRSDFELVPVDKVDYIDVAPSQMVGVSAGLIPFLEHDDANRALMGSNMQRQAVPLLISEPPLVGTGMEVDVAVNSSMLVRSPKKGTVTYVDANKIVINNEEIPLTKFKGLNERTCQNQRPVVSVGDKVEKGTVIADGAATYHGELSLGRNVLVGFMAWDGFNFEDAIIISEELVQNDVYTSIHIEEFDIEIRETKLGREEFTRDIPNVSEKALRNLDETGIVQVGTYVQSGDILVGKVSPKSKTELTPEEKLLHAIFGRAGEDVKNDSLEVPSGVEGIVIHTEKFSRRMSLSEDDRKKFEKDLKTAETEGNAKIAEAFGAMITEIETILKKTLTDAEGSALVRDQEHKFVAEQAANFKLESIDIRSPERRAEVEKAYKTLWPAVEAAIDDRDRKLNSMKRGDELRSGVLQMVKVYIAAKRVISVGDKMAGRHGNKGVVAKILPKEDMPFLADGTPVQILLNPLGVPSRMNVGQILETHLGWAAATLGFRAVTPVFDGASEEEINECLDDAGLPKHGKAQLYDGRTGEAMEQETTVGYIYMLKLHHLVDDKVHARSTGPYSLITQQPLGGKARFGGQRFGEMEVWALEAYGAAYILQELLTVKSDDVEGRTKIYEAMVKGENTLEAGTPASFDVLTNEIRGLALNMQLEKRRI from the coding sequence ATGGCAACTTCGGCTCAAAAACGAATTACTCCCAACGAAATCCGCCGGTTCGGCAGCGGGCGTGATCTCTTTTCCATTCCCGACTTGACCCAAATCCAAACGCGCAGCTACGAGAACTTCTTGCAGTACGATGTGCCCGCCGGCAAGCGCAAGGACCAGGGCATTGAATCGGTGCTGCGGGAAATTTTCCCGATCGAAAGCTACGACAAAACTCTGAAGCTGGAATACATTCGTTACGAATTGGGCAAGCCACGCTATGAACCGCACGAATGCCGGCAGTTGCGGCTCACCTATGGCCGCCCATTCCGCGTATGGCTGCGGCTGACGAAGGCCCAGCCGATCGAAGAAGAAGTGTATTTGGGCGATATTCCCATCATGCTGGGCGGCGGCGAGTTCATCATCAACGGGGCGGAGCGCGTTGTCGTCAGCCAGCTGCACCGCAGCCCGGGCGTCGACTTTGTCACCGACACCGATACCGGCGAGCGGAAAATTTTTAGCGCCCGCATTATTCCCGAGCGCGGCAGCTGGATTGAGTTGAACGTGTCGAAAAAAGACACGCTGCAAGTGCGCATCGATCAAAGCGGCAAGTTTTCCGCCATGATGCTATTGCGCGCGATGGACGCCAAATACGGCCAGGATTCCGATCTGCTCCGCACGTTTTACGAAACCACATCGGAAAAAGTCGTCGATGGCCGCAGCGTCGGGAAAATTGAAGGCAAAATTGCCGTCACCGACATCGTCTATCCGCACAACAGTCCCCGGGCGGGAGAAATTATTTGCGAGGCTGGGCACAAAATCACGAAGAACCTCGCCGAAATCATTTGCACCTCGGGCTTGTCGAGCGTGGAAGTGATGTCGGACGTAAAAATTCCGCTGATCCTCAACAGCTTGGAAGAAGACACCACCGGCAGCCACGAAGAGGCGCTATTGCGAATTTATCAGCGGTTGCGGCCGGGCAATCCGCCGCAACTGGAAAAAGCCAAGGCGCTGTTCCACGAAAAGTTTTACGACACCAATCGTTATCGCCTGGGCCGCGTGGGGCGATTCCGCATTAACCGCAAATTGCGCTTGGATGTGCCCGAAAGCGAAATGACGCTGCGACCGGAAGATTTAATCAGCGCCATTAAGTATGTCATCAAGCTGAACGAAGGGGGCGAGGTAGGCTACGAAGTCGACGACATCGACCACCTGGGCAATCGCCGCCTGCGAACCATCGACGAGTTGGCTTCGGATGAATTGCGCAAAGGCTTCCTCAAGTTGCGTCGCACAGTGCAGGAGCGAATGAGCTTGAAAGAAGTGGAAGACATGACGCCCCGCACGCTCATCAATCCCAAAAGCATCTCGGCGGCCATTGAGTACTTTTTTGGCCGGGGCGAGCTCTCGCAAGTGGTCGACCAAACCAATCCGCTTTCCATGCTCACGCATGAGCGGCGACTCTCGGCGCTGGGCCCCGGCGGCTTAAACCGCAAACGGGCTGGCTTTGAAGTCCGCGACGTGCACATTTCCCACTATGGCCGCATTTGTCCCATCGAAACTCCGGAAGGCACCAACATTGGCTTGATTTCCAGCTTGGGCATTTATGCCGCCGTCGATGAATACGGCTTTCTCGTCACTCCTTATCGCAAAATCAATAAAGGAAAATTGACCGAGCAAGTGGAATGGCTGCGGGCCGATCAAGAAATGGATGCCTTTTTGGCCCCGGCCGATGCGCCGGTGGTGAATGGCCACTTGTCGGGCGAAACCATCATCGCCCGCTATCGATCCGATTTCGAATTAGTGCCGGTCGACAAGGTCGATTACATTGACGTGGCGCCCAGTCAAATGGTCGGCGTTTCGGCGGGCCTGATTCCATTTTTGGAACACGACGACGCGAACCGTGCCCTGATGGGTTCCAACATGCAGCGGCAAGCGGTGCCGCTGTTGATCTCCGAGCCGCCGTTGGTGGGCACGGGCATGGAAGTGGACGTGGCCGTCAACTCCAGCATGCTGGTGCGGTCGCCAAAAAAGGGAACGGTGACGTATGTCGATGCCAACAAAATTGTCATCAATAACGAAGAGATTCCGCTGACCAAATTCAAAGGCCTGAACGAGCGGACCTGCCAAAACCAGCGGCCGGTCGTCAGCGTGGGGGACAAAGTGGAAAAAGGCACCGTCATTGCCGACGGAGCTGCCACGTATCACGGCGAGCTGTCGCTGGGCCGCAATGTATTAGTCGGCTTCATGGCCTGGGACGGGTTCAACTTTGAGGATGCCATCATCATCAGCGAAGAGCTGGTGCAAAACGACGTCTACACGTCGATCCACATTGAAGAATTCGACATCGAAATCCGCGAAACCAAGCTGGGCCGCGAGGAATTCACTCGCGATATTCCCAATGTCAGCGAAAAAGCGCTGCGCAATTTGGACGAAACCGGCATCGTGCAGGTGGGCACCTACGTGCAATCCGGCGACATTTTAGTAGGCAAGGTCTCACCGAAAAGCAAAACCGAGCTGACGCCGGAAGAAAAGCTACTTCATGCAATTTTCGGGCGGGCGGGCGAAGATGTGAAAAACGATTCGCTGGAAGTGCCTTCCGGCGTGGAAGGCATTGTCATTCATACCGAAAAATTTTCGCGCCGCATGAGCCTTTCCGAAGACGATCGCAAGAAATTCGAGAAAGATCTGAAAACCGCTGAGACGGAAGGCAACGCCAAAATTGCCGAAGCGTTCGGCGCGATGATTACAGAAATTGAGACGATTTTGAAGAAAACGCTGACCGACGCCGAAGGCAGTGCCTTGGTGCGCGATCAGGAACACAAGTTCGTGGCCGAGCAGGCGGCAAACTTCAAATTGGAGTCGATCGATATTCGCAGCCCGGAACGCCGGGCGGAAGTGGAAAAAGCTTACAAAACGCTATGGCCGGCCGTGGAAGCCGCCATTGACGACCGTGATCGCAAGCTCAACAGCATGAAGCGCGGCGATGAGCTGCGCAGCGGCGTGCTGCAAATGGTCAAAGTGTACATTGCCGCCAAGCGGGTGATTTCCGTCGGCGATAAAATGGCCGGCCGCCATGGCAATAAGGGCGTGGTCGCGAAGATTTTGCCGAAAGAAGACATGCCCTTTTTGGCCGACGGCACGCCGGTGCAAATTCTGCTCAATCCGTTGGGCGTGCCCAGTCGTATGAACGTGGGCCAAATTTTGGAAACGCACTTGGGTTGGGCGGCGGCGACGCTGGGCTTCCGCGCGGTCACGCCGGTGTTCGACGGAGCCAGCGAGGAAGAAATCAATGAGTGCCTGGATGATGCCGGGCTGCCCAAGCACGGCAAGGCGCAATTGTACGATGGTCGCACCGGCGAGGCGATGGAGCAGGAAACCACCGTCGGCTACATCTACATGCTCAAGCTGCATCACCTGGTTGACGACAAAGTTCACGCCCGCAGCACCGGCCCCTACTCGCTCATTACGCAGCAGCCCTTGGGTGGGAAGGCGCGGTTCGGCGGTCAGCGCTTCGGCGAAATGGAAGTATGGGCTCTGGAAGCGTACGGCGCGGCTTACATTTTGCAGGAATTGCTCACTGTGAAGAGCGACGATGTAGAGGGCCGCACGAAAATTTACGAAGCCATGGTCAAAGGCGAAAACACGTTGGAAGCCGGCACTCCGGCCAGCTTCGATGTGCTCACTAATGAAATCCGCGGCCTGGCCCTGAACATGCAGTTGGAAAAACGCAGGATTTAA